Genomic DNA from Kluyveromyces lactis strain NRRL Y-1140 chromosome C complete sequence:
CGTTTTCACGCCATATTTGGAATTCACTGGTTCAGGAGTTTCCGCCGGAGGAGTCTCCTTAAACTGAATCGTTTCAAATGAATACTTACTCATCTTCCCGTGTATTCAACGCAGTGGATACTAGATTGATATCTTGCGCAATTGAATTAAACAATACTTTATGTACAAGTATCTCATACAACCATAAATTAATCAAGTAAGTAAGTACTTGAAAGgatttttgatttttgcagttttattttggaatgcttttcttcttccttttttctCTGTCTGTAACGTGTATCGTTCTACTGGCTGGAATGTACAATACGCAGATATTCTGGCCAAATATAGTGATACTGAACCCGGATGAATTAGGCTATATATACACCTACGTATAAGCGGGAACCATTATGTTGTGTGATAATTGGATATAAGATTGCAGTTACTGCCAATGGACCGAGAGGGCCATAGAATGCATCTCTATTTCGAGAGGCGGTCATAAATTTATTTAGCCTATGGTATGATCAGCAGTAGCAATAGTAGTAACTACCCATACCTATAATCTTGCAGAAATATTATAAGCATCGGTACCCTTATAGCCTGAGAGCGTTGCATAATTATTTGTAAACGTTGGCAGTGCTAATGGTTGAAAAAAAACCGAAATCATATTCCTTATTTAAAACTGTGGAACGCTAAGGGCCCTCTATATAAGTCTTGTGTTGTTACAGTAATATCAATATCCATGATAACACGTCCAAACAGATTTTTTACTGCTCGTTATTTTAACAGTGGAAACCGTGCATAGCATCAAAGCTGGCAGTTCCTCCAGTACAGTGTCCGGTGTTTCCATACCTGGTACCGCGAGCATTCTTAACCCGAACACCGCATCCAAaattatttctttttcagataatttttcattatttgtGAGAAGAGTGAcaattttttatttgaGAAATTGGTCtagcgatgagatgagatgagatgagatgagaagAGATTAGTTGAACGTTGAACAGGTTACAACTGTTGTTTATTTGCTTTCTGATATCCTGTTCTCTTTTAGACTTGAGTGAATAGGTCACCATACATTACCGAGAAGACCAAGATGGGTAAGAAGAcgcaaaagaagaattccAAAGGTCGTTTAGATAAGTACTATTACCTTGCTAAGGAAAAGGGCTACAGAGCTCgttcttccttcaaaatcattcaaatcaatgaaaagtATGGACATTTTTTGGAGAAGTCGAAGGTCGTTATCGATTTATGTGCTGCACCAGGTTCCTGGTGTCAAGTGGCTTCCAACTTGTGTCCTGTTAACTCCTTGATTATTGGTGTCGATATTGTTCCGATGAAAACTATGCCAAACGTTATTACTTTCCAAAGTGATATCACAACGGAAGATTGTAGATCGAAATTAAGAGGGTACATGAAGACGTGGAAAGCCGACACCGTTTTACACGATGGTGCTCCAAATGTTGGTTTGAGTTGGGCTCAAGATGCCTTCACACAGTCTCATTTAACACTGCAAGCCTTAAAATTAGCCGTTGAAAATTTAGTAGTTGGTGGTACATTTGTAACGAAGATCTTCAGATCCAAAGATTACAACAAGCTAATTTGGGTATTTCAACAGCTCTTCGAAAAGGTGGAGGCAACCAAACCTCCTGCTTCCAGAAATGTTTCTGCGGAAATTTTCGTTGTCTGCAAAAATTTCAAGGCCCCTAAGAAGTTGGATCCAAGGCTATTAGACCCAAAGGAagtctttgaagaattacCAGATGGTCCACAAAACATGGAAGCCAAGGTTTTTAATCCAGAAAAAAAGGTCAGAAAAAGAGGTGGTTACGAGGAAGGTGATTATTTGTTATACCATGAAACTGGTCTTATGGACTTTATGAAATCAGAAGACCCAATAACTATGCTTGGagaatataataaattcatcgtagacgaagaagatcatGACTGGAAAATtgtgaagaaattaaagcAAACCACCAAAGAATTCTTGGCATGTATCGAAGATTTAAAGGTTCTTGGTAgaaaagatttcaagatgatCCTAAAATGGAGAAAAGCAGCTAGAGAACTTTTAGGCttggatgaagaggaagaaaaaccaGAGATTGAGGAAACACCTTTgacagaagaagagcagattgaaaaagaactaaATACTCTACAGGAGAAACAAAGGTTGTCTGTTAAGCGtgagaagagaaagaagaacgaaatgaaacagaagGAAATTGTTCGTATGCAATTAAATATGATCAATCCAGTAGACATTGGTATCGAAGCTGCAGAGTTAGGTAGAGAatcaattttcaatttgaaaactgCAGAAAAAACGGGTATCCTTGATAAACTTGCCAAGGGTAAGAGAAGAATGATATTTGATCAAAATGAATTAGCCATAGATAACGATATCCacattgatgaaaatgCGCCTCTGGATGATCGTGATGAGCTCGCTGAGGCTGATGAACTAGAATCCCAACTTGATGCCATGTACAGTAACTATAAGGAACGCAAGTCAGAAAGAGATGCAAAGTTTAGAGCTAAGCAAGCCCGTGAATCCAGTGAAGCGGACAACTGGAATGGATTCGAGGACAAACAAAGTGATGAAGAgaacgaagaagaaactaagGATTATGTTGACGACGATGACAACTCGGATCTTTCAGACtctgacgatgatgaagcTATCAATCAGTTGATAgcaaaattgaaaagtagAGAAAACAGCAGCAAGTTAAGTTCTAAAGCTCGCGCGCTATTTTCCGATTCTTTATTCGAGGGAGTTGAACCAGATTTACCTGGTAAGGCGGATCTTGCGGATTCAGAGTCTGTGGGTGATGTCAAACAActaacaaagaaaagaaaattgaatcCACTTCCTGCAGAGCAGATTTCTGAAGCCGAATCTTCCGACGAAGATAGTGATTTCGAAATCGTCGCAAACAACGAAGATGGCGATGTAGACTCTGAGTATGATTCCGAAGAAGAGGCAAAGAGGACAAAACAAGAGAAACATTCCAAAGACATTGATATTGCGACCGTTGAAGCTATGACTCTAGCTCATCAATTGGCATTAGGTCACAAAACGAAACATGATTTAATCGAAGAGGGTTTCAATAGATATTCTTTCCGTGATATGGAAAACCTGCCCGAATGGttcgttgaagaagaaaaacaacATTCCAAAATTAATAAGCCTATCACCAAAGAAGCAGCCATGGCAATAAAGGATAAACTGAAGGCTCTAAATGCCAGACCCATCAAAAAAGTTGCTGAAGCTAAAGCCAGGAAGAAGCACCGTGCTGTTGCTCGTTtagaaaagttgaagaagaaggctgGTCTAATTAATGATGACAGCGATAAATCTGAAAAGGACAAGgctgaagaaattgcaAAATTGATGAGAAAGGTTACCAAGAAAGCAAAGCAAAAACCGAAGGTCACAGTTGTGGTTGCAAGTGGTAAGAATAGAGGTCTTTCCGGCAGGCCTAAGGGTGTTAAGGGTAAATATAAGATGGTTGACGGTGTTTTAAAGAACGAACAAAGGGCTTTGAAACGTATCGCTAAAAAGCATCACAAAAAATAAGGAATGCTAATCATATCACTTAATCCGTGAAATGGAATTGTACATTATATTTAGTCGTAGATAGAATATTGAATAAGATCAACCTACTTCAAAAAAGTTTTCTGATCAAATacaaaacagaaaagaGCACCAATCCCAAGGTAAACAGCTGAATACATAAGTTATCAGATGAGTCTAGTTTCGGAAGGTTAATTGTCATTTTAGTAGAATTTAGATAGTAAAATTTGGTGTTGTCAGTGAAAAAGTGTTCATATCCGATTTTTCCAGTATAGAAGGGTGACCGTTTCGTAAGTTCAATGGAAGTATCACAGGCATAAAATACTTGGGGAGTAAATGCTGCTTCAAAAAAAGCAGATCCATCGTTCGTTGGCTTGATATATCTACTGTGCAATGTAACCTCATTAATGGAGCCAGGTTGCAAGGTGAATAAACTTATGGATCCAAATCCAGATAGCTTGTACTCGGGCAGTTCAAGATCGTGTTCTCCGAACAAGAGTGTTGGAATTGACTGGAATTGATCAATGAAAAAGTATTTGGGAAGGTTGAAATATGCATAATATTCGCAATTGTGGATGGGTCTCTTTGAGGTTAAATCGATTTGAACAACAGGGTGCAAATTGACAGGTTCAGAGAGAGTCAAAGAAACTTCAGACAGGCTCGATTTATCCGCATATATCTGATTATAGAAGAACAAAGTTCTTTGACATTTGTTTAGAGCGCCAGAGCCTGTATGCCATGTGCATCTCAAACCCGATAAACTAGTATCAGTATCGTCTTCCGTATCcacttgaaaaattcctGCTTCTGTTTTTACGCTTTCGGTTCCATTTAATGGGAAAAGATTATCATCAGTTAATTCATAGTATCTGTTAACCTCTACACGACCTCTCGTAACAGTTATATCAAGATCATTATCCTCAGAATACCGCAGTAGTTGATCTACAAATTCCGGTGGAAACCACTTTGACAGCGCATTATCCTCGAATGTATCGCTGTAATATACTTTACCCACTGGCGTATCAATAAA
This window encodes:
- the PBN1 gene encoding Pbn1p (similar to uniprot|P25580 Saccharomyces cerevisiae YCL052C PBN1 Essential component of glycosylphosphatidylinositol-mannosyltransferase I required for the autocatalytic post-translational processing of the protease B precursor Prb1p localizes to ER in lumenal orientation homolog of mammalian PIG-X); this encodes MSVQTIQSESFIEEKRRITVLLDRDGRSVEEKVVNRDGVITIPNQSGHVQDRAVLFVPQLASRPDFIHISWKRNAEADITPIKSYIPYGFNIFTNSSGSIAKFIDTPVGKVYYSDTFEDNALSKWFPPEFVDQLLRYSEDNDLDITVTRGRVEVNRYYELTDDNLFPLNGTESVKTEAGIFQVDTEDDTDTSLSGLRCTWHTGSGALNKCQRTLFFYNQIYADKSSLSEVSLTLSEPVNLHPVVQIDLTSKRPIHNCEYYAYFNLPKYFFIDQFQSIPTLLFGEHDLELPEYKLSGFGSISLFTLQPGSINEVTLHSRYIKPTNDGSAFFEAAFTPQVFYACDTSIELTKRSPFYTGKIGYEHFFTDNTKFYYLNSTKMTINLPKLDSSDNLCIQLFTLGLVLFSVLYLIRKLF
- the SPB1 gene encoding 27S pre-rRNA (guanosine2922-2'-O)-methyltransferase (similar to uniprot|P25582 Saccharomyces cerevisiae YCL054W SPB1 AdoMet-dependent methyltransferase involved in rRNA processing and 60S ribosomal subunit maturation methylates G2922 in the putative tRNA docking site of the large subunit rRNA and in the absence of snR52 U2921 suppressor of PAB1 mutants): MGKKTQKKNSKGRLDKYYYLAKEKGYRARSSFKIIQINEKYGHFLEKSKVVIDLCAAPGSWCQVASNLCPVNSLIIGVDIVPMKTMPNVITFQSDITTEDCRSKLRGYMKTWKADTVLHDGAPNVGLSWAQDAFTQSHLTLQALKLAVENLVVGGTFVTKIFRSKDYNKLIWVFQQLFEKVEATKPPASRNVSAEIFVVCKNFKAPKKLDPRLLDPKEVFEELPDGPQNMEAKVFNPEKKVRKRGGYEEGDYLLYHETGLMDFMKSEDPITMLGEYNKFIVDEEDHDWKIVKKLKQTTKEFLACIEDLKVLGRKDFKMILKWRKAARELLGLDEEEEKPEIEETPLTEEEQIEKELNTLQEKQRLSVKREKRKKNEMKQKEIVRMQLNMINPVDIGIEAAELGRESIFNLKTAEKTGILDKLAKGKRRMIFDQNELAIDNDIHIDENAPLDDRDELAEADELESQLDAMYSNYKERKSERDAKFRAKQARESSEADNWNGFEDKQSDEENEEETKDYVDDDDNSDLSDSDDDEAINQLIAKLKSRENSSKLSSKARALFSDSLFEGVEPDLPGKADLADSESVGDVKQLTKKRKLNPLPAEQISEAESSDEDSDFEIVANNEDGDVDSEYDSEEEAKRTKQEKHSKDIDIATVEAMTLAHQLALGHKTKHDLIEEGFNRYSFRDMENLPEWFVEEEKQHSKINKPITKEAAMAIKDKLKALNARPIKKVAEAKARKKHRAVARLEKLKKKAGLINDDSDKSEKDKAEEIAKLMRKVTKKAKQKPKVTVVVASGKNRGLSGRPKGVKGKYKMVDGVLKNEQRALKRIAKKHHKK